A portion of the Colius striatus isolate bColStr4 chromosome 1, bColStr4.1.hap1, whole genome shotgun sequence genome contains these proteins:
- the MCM10 gene encoding protein MCM10 homolog isoform X2, which produces MDADDDLDLLASLLEESEATEEGDLPEEEDTPEDERGEPDEYDELFDAEDDASYTEDVDAEDSLIDEQKENLATLFGDVDDLLEEEEAEETAPTSSPSQTKEKTNQELQAELRKLQEQMKTLQEQLQKTAIGQQSSSGPEKKNPGKSPCPPLKERKVQKLQESPCFSAQLGNPLPPAKRGIQKSKASSAENKTPPQQVLSLAFQPLKSAAGNTPNKVTRGKPPHMPPSSSATPAQPVSVETFSGLRLRKPRVSSAEMDRKMANRKLIRLSQLKSKLAAENLEEIDWVTFGVIVKKVTPQSANNGRTFSIWRLNDLRDLSQCVSLFLFGDVHKEHWKTDQGTVIGLLNANPMKPKEGSDEVCLSVDHPQKILLMGEALDMGTCKARKKNGDPCAQIVNLNDCEYCQYHIQSQYKKLSSRRADLQSTFSSGRPPKKGGRKNPSLKERLCQDGFYYGGVSSAAYAASVAAAAGPKRTVQTTLSNLVVRGADAIVQETRQKIGAVKRPMQCSEEFKELLAQPTFGARNLCKHWTKADAEKKQGASFQSVSASALLKQQKQKLLEARRKRSEEIQRRFLQNTGKAGSPAVPSSSRQSSLHSPMPGAEFPKAAKMSTPQRPRLGTGFSEGEDILFFDGTPPPTSKLDGLAEAKKLAAIHRLRANGQVLAKSDPNSVKRKRANVDGVLEIVERVEKNIAQPQGPEAENGMDELEPAQKKRREQLAYLESEEFQKILKAKSKHTDVLKEAEAELQEQYFEPLVKKEELEEKMRSIKEVKCRVVTCKTCNYTYFKPLETCVQHNHNYHWHDATKRFFKCPCGSRALSLARLPKKPCSTCGLFKWERDGMLKSFWWMKPPSS; this is translated from the exons ATGGATG CTGATGATGACTTGGATCTGCTGGCCTCTCTCCTGGAAGAAAGTGAGGCCACTGAGGAGGGAGATCTTCCTGAGGAGGAAGATACCCCAGAGGATGAGAGGGGAGAACCAGATGAATACGATGAGCTCTTTGATGCAGAAGATGATGCATCTTACACTGAGGATGTTGATGCTGAGGACAGCTTGATTGATGAACAGAAGGAGAACCTGGCTACGCTGTTTGGAGATGTGGATGACCTgctggaagaagaggaggcagaggaaacTGCTCCCACTTCATCTCCCAGTCAGACAAAAGAGAAGACCAACCAAGAACTGCAAG CTGAGCTGAGAAAATTGCAAGAACAGATGAAGACGTTACAGGAGCAGTTGCAGAAGACTGCTATTGGGCAGCAATCCAGTTCAGgccctgagaaaaaaaaccctg GTAAATCTCCTTGTCCACCCTTAAAGGAAAGGAAGGTTCAGAAACTGCAAGAGTCACCGTGTTTCTCAGCCCAGCTGGGCAATCCTTTACCACCAGCCAAACGAGGAATCCAGAAATCAAAAGCATCCTCAGCAG aGAACAAGACTCCTCCTCAGCAAGTCCTCAGCCTGGCATTCCAGCCTCTCAAGTCTGCTGCAGGGAACACACCCAATAAGGTGACCAGAGGGAAGCCTCCTCACATGCCTCCAAGCTCCAGTGCAACACCTGCTCAGCCAGTGTCTGTGGAAACCTTCTCAGGACTGAGATTAAG AAAGCCCCGTGTGTCTTCAGCTGAGATGGACAGGAAGATGGCGAACAGGAAGCTCATCCGACTGTCCCAACTGAAGAGCAAACTTGCTGCAGAAAATCTGGAGGAAATAGACTGGGTAACATTTGGAGTCATAGTGAAGAAGGTCACTCCTCAGAGTGCAAACAAT GGCAGAACCTTTAGTATCTGGCGGCTGAACGACCTGCGGGATCTCAGTCAGTGTGTCTCGCTCTTCCTGTTTGGTGATGTCCACAAAGAGCACTGGAAGACAGACCAAGGCACAGTCATTGGGCTGCTCAATGCTAACCCTATGAAACCTAAGGAAGGCTCTGATGAG GTGTGTTTGTCTGTTGACCATCCCCAGAAGATCCTCCTCATGGGTGAAGCTCTGGACATGGGCACCTGCAAAGCCAGGAAGAAGAACGGTGATCCTTGTGCACAGATTGTGAACCTG aatgaCTGTGAATATTGTCAGTACCACATCCAGTCCCAGTACAAGAAGCTGAGCTCGAGGCGGGCAGACCTGCAGTCCACCTTCTCCAGCGGCCGCCCGCCCAAGAAAGGTGGTCGGAAAAACCCCAGTCTGAAGGAGAGGCTGTGTCAGGATGGGTTTTACTATGGAGGTGTCTCTTCAGCAGCATATGCAGCCTCAGT tgcagcagctgcagggccgAAAAGGACCGTTCAAACCACTCTCTCCAATCTGGTCGTGAGAGGAGCTGATGCAATTGTCCAGGAAACCAGGCAGAAAATTG GTGCAGTAAAGAGACCCATGCAATGTTCTGAGGAATTCAAGGAACTGCTGGCACAGCCAACTTTTGGGGCACGAAACCTCTGCAAACACTGGACCAAAGCAG atgCTGAAAAGAAGCAAGGGGCCAGTTTCCAGtctgtctctgcttcagcactgctcaagcaacagaaacagaagttgCTGGAGGCCAGAAGAAAGCGATCTGAAGAGATTCAGCGGCG GTTCCTCCAGAACACAGGTAAAGCTGGGAGCCCTgctgtcccctcctcctccaggcAGTCCTCGCTCCATTCCCCAATGCCTGGGGCAGAGTTTCCCAAAGCTGCAAAAATGTCAACTCCTCAAAGGCCCAGGCTGGGCACAGGCTTCTCAGAAGGAGAAGATATCCTCTTCTTTGATGGCACTCCACCTCCAACATCAAAGCTAGATGGCCTTGCAGAAGCCAAAAAG ctggCTGCGATCCACAGACTACGAGCAAACGGCCAGGTTCTTGCTAAATCTGACCCAAACAGTGTCAAGAGGAAAAGAGCTAATGTGGATGGTGTCCTGGAAATTGTGGAAAGAGTTGAGAAAAACATTGCTCAGCCACAAGGCCCAGAAGCAGAGAATG GTATGGATGAACTGGAGCCTGCACAAAAGAAACGGCGTGAGCAGCTGGCCTATCTGGAGTCAGAAGAGTTCCAGAAGATCCTGAAGGCCAAGTCCAAGCATACAGATGTCCTGAAAGAG GCTGAGGCTGAACTGCAGGAACAATACTTTGAACCCTTGGTGAAAAAGGAAGAACTAGAAGAGAAGATGAGGAGCATTAAAGAAGTGAAATGTCGAGTTGTGACGTGTAAAACG TGCAATTACACCTATTTCAAGCCCCTGGAGACGTGTGTGCAGCATAACCACAACTACCACTGGCACGATGCTACCAAGCGATTCTTCAAATGTCCTTGTGGCAGTCGAGCCCTTTCCCTGGCCAGGCTCCCCAAGAAGCCCTGCAG TACCTGTGGCCTCTTCAAGTGGGAGCGAGACGGGATGCTGAAG TCCTTCTGGTGGATGAAACCTCCCAGCTCTTGA
- the MCM10 gene encoding protein MCM10 homolog isoform X1: protein MDADDDLDLLASLLEESEATEEGDLPEEEDTPEDERGEPDEYDELFDAEDDASYTEDVDAEDSLIDEQKENLATLFGDVDDLLEEEEAEETAPTSSPSQTKEKTNQELQAELRKLQEQMKTLQEQLQKTAIGQQSSSGPEKKNPGKSPCPPLKERKVQKLQESPCFSAQLGNPLPPAKRGIQKSKASSAENKTPPQQVLSLAFQPLKSAAGNTPNKVTRGKPPHMPPSSSATPAQPVSVETFSGLRLRKPRVSSAEMDRKMANRKLIRLSQLKSKLAAENLEEIDWVTFGVIVKKVTPQSANNGRTFSIWRLNDLRDLSQCVSLFLFGDVHKEHWKTDQGTVIGLLNANPMKPKEGSDEVCLSVDHPQKILLMGEALDMGTCKARKKNGDPCAQIVNLNDCEYCQYHIQSQYKKLSSRRADLQSTFSSGRPPKKGGRKNPSLKERLCQDGFYYGGVSSAAYAASVAAAAGPKRTVQTTLSNLVVRGADAIVQETRQKIGAVKRPMQCSEEFKELLAQPTFGARNLCKHWTKADAEKKQGASFQSVSASALLKQQKQKLLEARRKRSEEIQRRFLQNTGKAGSPAVPSSSRQSSLHSPMPGAEFPKAAKMSTPQRPRLGTGFSEGEDILFFDGTPPPTSKLDGLAEAKKLAAIHRLRANGQVLAKSDPNSVKRKRANVDGVLEIVERVEKNIAQPQGPEAENGMDELEPAQKKRREQLAYLESEEFQKILKAKSKHTDVLKEAEAELQEQYFEPLVKKEELEEKMRSIKEVKCRVVTCKTCNYTYFKPLETCVQHNHNYHWHDATKRFFKCPCGSRALSLARLPKKPCSTCGLFKWERDGMLKERKGPKIGGETLLPRGEEHPKFLNSLK, encoded by the exons ATGGATG CTGATGATGACTTGGATCTGCTGGCCTCTCTCCTGGAAGAAAGTGAGGCCACTGAGGAGGGAGATCTTCCTGAGGAGGAAGATACCCCAGAGGATGAGAGGGGAGAACCAGATGAATACGATGAGCTCTTTGATGCAGAAGATGATGCATCTTACACTGAGGATGTTGATGCTGAGGACAGCTTGATTGATGAACAGAAGGAGAACCTGGCTACGCTGTTTGGAGATGTGGATGACCTgctggaagaagaggaggcagaggaaacTGCTCCCACTTCATCTCCCAGTCAGACAAAAGAGAAGACCAACCAAGAACTGCAAG CTGAGCTGAGAAAATTGCAAGAACAGATGAAGACGTTACAGGAGCAGTTGCAGAAGACTGCTATTGGGCAGCAATCCAGTTCAGgccctgagaaaaaaaaccctg GTAAATCTCCTTGTCCACCCTTAAAGGAAAGGAAGGTTCAGAAACTGCAAGAGTCACCGTGTTTCTCAGCCCAGCTGGGCAATCCTTTACCACCAGCCAAACGAGGAATCCAGAAATCAAAAGCATCCTCAGCAG aGAACAAGACTCCTCCTCAGCAAGTCCTCAGCCTGGCATTCCAGCCTCTCAAGTCTGCTGCAGGGAACACACCCAATAAGGTGACCAGAGGGAAGCCTCCTCACATGCCTCCAAGCTCCAGTGCAACACCTGCTCAGCCAGTGTCTGTGGAAACCTTCTCAGGACTGAGATTAAG AAAGCCCCGTGTGTCTTCAGCTGAGATGGACAGGAAGATGGCGAACAGGAAGCTCATCCGACTGTCCCAACTGAAGAGCAAACTTGCTGCAGAAAATCTGGAGGAAATAGACTGGGTAACATTTGGAGTCATAGTGAAGAAGGTCACTCCTCAGAGTGCAAACAAT GGCAGAACCTTTAGTATCTGGCGGCTGAACGACCTGCGGGATCTCAGTCAGTGTGTCTCGCTCTTCCTGTTTGGTGATGTCCACAAAGAGCACTGGAAGACAGACCAAGGCACAGTCATTGGGCTGCTCAATGCTAACCCTATGAAACCTAAGGAAGGCTCTGATGAG GTGTGTTTGTCTGTTGACCATCCCCAGAAGATCCTCCTCATGGGTGAAGCTCTGGACATGGGCACCTGCAAAGCCAGGAAGAAGAACGGTGATCCTTGTGCACAGATTGTGAACCTG aatgaCTGTGAATATTGTCAGTACCACATCCAGTCCCAGTACAAGAAGCTGAGCTCGAGGCGGGCAGACCTGCAGTCCACCTTCTCCAGCGGCCGCCCGCCCAAGAAAGGTGGTCGGAAAAACCCCAGTCTGAAGGAGAGGCTGTGTCAGGATGGGTTTTACTATGGAGGTGTCTCTTCAGCAGCATATGCAGCCTCAGT tgcagcagctgcagggccgAAAAGGACCGTTCAAACCACTCTCTCCAATCTGGTCGTGAGAGGAGCTGATGCAATTGTCCAGGAAACCAGGCAGAAAATTG GTGCAGTAAAGAGACCCATGCAATGTTCTGAGGAATTCAAGGAACTGCTGGCACAGCCAACTTTTGGGGCACGAAACCTCTGCAAACACTGGACCAAAGCAG atgCTGAAAAGAAGCAAGGGGCCAGTTTCCAGtctgtctctgcttcagcactgctcaagcaacagaaacagaagttgCTGGAGGCCAGAAGAAAGCGATCTGAAGAGATTCAGCGGCG GTTCCTCCAGAACACAGGTAAAGCTGGGAGCCCTgctgtcccctcctcctccaggcAGTCCTCGCTCCATTCCCCAATGCCTGGGGCAGAGTTTCCCAAAGCTGCAAAAATGTCAACTCCTCAAAGGCCCAGGCTGGGCACAGGCTTCTCAGAAGGAGAAGATATCCTCTTCTTTGATGGCACTCCACCTCCAACATCAAAGCTAGATGGCCTTGCAGAAGCCAAAAAG ctggCTGCGATCCACAGACTACGAGCAAACGGCCAGGTTCTTGCTAAATCTGACCCAAACAGTGTCAAGAGGAAAAGAGCTAATGTGGATGGTGTCCTGGAAATTGTGGAAAGAGTTGAGAAAAACATTGCTCAGCCACAAGGCCCAGAAGCAGAGAATG GTATGGATGAACTGGAGCCTGCACAAAAGAAACGGCGTGAGCAGCTGGCCTATCTGGAGTCAGAAGAGTTCCAGAAGATCCTGAAGGCCAAGTCCAAGCATACAGATGTCCTGAAAGAG GCTGAGGCTGAACTGCAGGAACAATACTTTGAACCCTTGGTGAAAAAGGAAGAACTAGAAGAGAAGATGAGGAGCATTAAAGAAGTGAAATGTCGAGTTGTGACGTGTAAAACG TGCAATTACACCTATTTCAAGCCCCTGGAGACGTGTGTGCAGCATAACCACAACTACCACTGGCACGATGCTACCAAGCGATTCTTCAAATGTCCTTGTGGCAGTCGAGCCCTTTCCCTGGCCAGGCTCCCCAAGAAGCCCTGCAG TACCTGTGGCCTCTTCAAGTGGGAGCGAGACGGGATGCTGAAG GAGAGAAAAGGTCCCAAGATTGGTGGAGAAACACTTTTACCAAGAGGGGAGGAACACCCCAAATTTCTCAATAGCCTTAAGTGA